The DNA region GGGTGCACAGTGGAAGTACTGTCCCACACCGTGACCACAGTATGTTCTGACCACAGAGCACTTGTTTTCAGAGGCGTGCTTCTCGATGTGGTCACCCAGCTCCTGGAAAGTGGCGCCCGGCTTGCACTGCTTGATGGCCGTCTTCAGACATTCTCTGGCGGTTTCGACAGTGTTGATTGCCGCCTTAGAAACGTTCTCCCCGACGTAGTATGTCTCGTTCAAGTCCGCATGGTAGCCCTGGTAGTACAGCGACACGTCGAGGTTGACGATATCGCCCTCCTTCAACACGGTTTTGTCTGGGATACCGTGACACACCACTTCGTTTACCGAGGTGCAAACAGACTTCGGGAAGTTGTAGTAGTTCAAGGGCGAGGGATAAGCTTTCCTCGCGATCGTCGCATTGTGGACTATCTCGTCCAGCTCGTCGGTGGTCACACCCGGCCTCACAGCTGCCGCAGCAATGTCCAGCACTTCCCTGGCCAGTATACATGCCTTTCGGATCTTTTTGATTGCATCCTTGTTGTAGACCACGATCTTGTTCAAACGGTCGTTTCTCTGCTCCGAGATGGGCAGACCATTCGCAGCCCAGTCTGGCTTGGCGATCTCATCTGGCACATATCTCTTGGGTGTGAGTGGATAGCTGGCTCTCAGCTGTCCCGTATACTTGAAGTTTGGGAACGGGTCATacacttcttctttctccgACGGATGTACCGTCTTGTGCGCCTTGTAGTTGTTCCGATAGCAGCTCTCGTTGCAGAAAGTCGATTCGATGCCTGCCTTGAGACAGATGGGACATTTAAGGCTCGAAGAAGTCTCCTTTCCACATTGCAGTCCAGAACAGTACACCTTGGTCTCAGAAACAGTCAACATCGCCACCAATACTGCTCTTTCACACTGCTCTTCTCGTTGCAACTCGAAATCtgtcaatttttcacttaTGCAGCAGTCTTTAGTGCTTTGTACGAGATcaaagcgatgagctcaaAATGCCAGATCTCCAGGCCCAAAGCTCAACGGCAGCAGCTCTCTGAGCGTCCTGACCAGGAACTGCGACCCATCTCCATTGAACATCACGACGGGGAAGTCGTCTGCGGCGAACTCCCGGATGAATTGTCTGCAGATGCCGCACGGAGAGATGCAGGTCTCGAGAGAGTCCCCGGCGATCGCCAGACACACCCATTTGGTCCCGTCCGCAGACTCGGGGCATCCCGAGGTCACTGCCTTCACAATGGTAGTTCTTTCCGCACATATCGCGCCACCGTAGCTTGCGTTCTCGACGTTGGCACCGGTGTAGTAGAGGTCGCCCTCGGCGACCAGACAGCACCCTACGCGGAACTTGGAATATGGCGCGTACGAGAGCTGTCGAGCCTCCAACGTCAACTGTTTGAGTTTCTCGAATTGGTCGCGGTCCAGGCCGGCGACGCCTTCTTTCAACGGCAGATACATCGCTAAAATGGCCCGTTGGGAGTCCTTGGAACGCAGATCTTGGTAGCAAGCCTTGCCGATAGCTGATACACCACGCAacgagcagcagcagggCCTATAGAGCGTTCTTGCCGGCTTTCGGTGTCCACACGTGATGGATGCGTGGGACTGTCTGTAGTTAGTACGCCTTATCTTGAAACAGCTTAAATGAACGAGAAGATCTGCGAAAGAGCAGGCTCTGGTGGCCCGGAGGATCGATCAGGCAGCATTTGACGAGCACTAGACACTGTGTCTCTTGCAGGAGTGGTTGTTTGCGATTTGAGTGGAAGTTTAGCTGTTTTTGTATGCAAACGAGCCATCGCGAACGAGAATGAGCAGTTTGCCTCCGTCTGGCAGCAATAGCGGGGGTCTGATGCGTGCTGTGTGCATCCCGAAGCGTACGGGCGACGGCGGCGAGCTCAACTCGCAGACGTACCGGCCTAAGGTGGAAGTGAAGGCCCGCAACTCTCTGTACATCATCAGCTACACTGAAGTACCGCCTTTCACGAGGTGCAGGTCGAGATCTAGGGTTAAGTTGGCGGATGGTGGTGTTCCGAGCGATCCTCGGGCGGTAGCTTTGAAATGCAACGATTTTGAAGTGTTTGTGTACATTGACATCCCGACGATAGACTACTACAAGGATGAGCTTCAGGATACTAAACTTTCCAAGTTCAAtaagaagttcaagttACATCTGCTGCGAGAGGCAATTTTTGATAGTTTTACGAATGGGAATGACCTGTTTTGGGACCAGTGGATGCAGAATACTAAAGAGCTCGggcagaagaagacgtgCACAATAGCCGTTTCGTCGTCCGGATCGCTGAGATACGTGGAGACTATCAAATTTCTGATCGAAGCATGCCATGAGAAGCTATCAGAGTATGTTGCTTTGAGCAGGGTCGCTTTGAAGTTTGAATTAGAGGTTACACCTACCTCGCGCAGGTGGTTCACCACTTTTTTGAACAAGCAGATCCTCGAGGGAGATATGATAGAATTTGTGGATTTGGGATCCAACTCGAAGATTTCCGAATCGACAACCACGCCTTTCAAAGAATATTACGCCAAACTTAGCGCCAAATTCGCTCCGCACACCCGTGACAGTATAGATACAGGGAAGCTGGACTCCATTGTGATCATAACCAACAGCACGGGAGTGAAAGCGCTGCTGACTATCCTATCGGACCGTCCCTTGACCAGTTATATCGTGAAGGAGTCTATCGATGCACTTCACGATACTGGGttgagaaaaaaagaccCACCCGTGGACAGTagtgaggaagaaacgCCACTTAAAAGGGAGTCTTCGTCCCTCCTGAGCTTCCAGAACTCCTTGCTCACCTCTAATAAGGACAAATCTGTCAGAATACGATCGCTATCGTTGAATCAACGGTCGAACAGGGCCCATGCTTTTTCAAACGATGAAATGCCCTTCTACAAGACATCCTCCAGGGAGATATCGCCATCACCAGGTGTTGGCACTCTGTTATCTAGGTCTTCGTCGCGATACTCGCCCGCGCCAAGGTCGAATTTAATGGCTGAGACAacacaagaagaaggcttcGAGTTGGCGCCCGACGGCGAAGGGTTCAGTGAATtggacgatgatgacgaggacgatgatgaagatgaggacgaaGGTGACGAAGATGGATTAAGTTTCAACGTTCCAAGTAGGCTGTCGAGGTCCGGATCTTCTGATGTTCTCTCGAGCGGTGAGAGATCGAACACTAGAACTGGAAGATTTAGATCTCTGAGTCTTATGGACCCTGCTTTTAAGAGCCCCTTTGATTTGGCCGCCAcagaagatcaagcatcttcaacagatgGATCTCGAGTTACCAACATATACATACATGACGGTGAGTTTGAAGAGACAGAATCATCCACGAAaagaacaaagaaaaagcttAACAAAGCTCTGCTTTCCAGGCAAAATTCTAGCAATGGTCTGATTCCGCCGGAGTTTTATTCGAGAATATCATCGCCATGCACCAGCGCTAGTAGTTCAAACTCATCTCTGCATGATCTAAATATGGCGCCTGGTACGTTTTCCAAGTGGTTGGGTCCTGATAGTTCAGCGTCACACTCATCAAACTTTCAAACAGATAGTTCCCATCCGCTGTTCGAGAAAAACCTCATCAACAAATCCTTTGAAGAGACTAGAAATCAAAGTTCTGCGAATCTGTTCAGTACGTTGATGGCTGGCAGATCTGTCAAGAATCCTCTTgctttgaacttcaaatCAAACAAGGTCATTCCTCCAGAAGTTCAAATCATGGACGAGGAAGACCGCCTGATGTCGGGCTACCACAACGGAAACAGCAATTTCAGCGCCGAGGATACTTCTGACGACGAAAGAAGATCTGTGAGTACCGTTGTGCCCGATAGGCCCAGCTTTACGAACAGCAGCCGCGCTATTGAGTCGGATGGTCAGTCGGTCAATGACCGGAGGCCCGCAGATACTACTTACAAGCCTCTAAgcttgagcttgaagctttatgacgacgaagacgacgGGGGCGGCAACCACGCAAGCTCTCCGTTGCCGATAAAGGATAGCGAGCAGGACGACGAGAGGCCGAAGCCGAAGTACAAGAAGGCCATTTCGCTCGATTTATATGGGGACAGCGATCTGGATAATGCGGGAGGCTGGATCCTGGGGGGCAATGCCAGATAGTGTCCCGCATAGCTATGGCTAATTTTCACGATTCGAGAGGATTCTCTCTAGGTTTACAGATAAATAATTTTCACTTGTTTAGTGACGCTAATACAAATAGTCGTTGGGTTTAGACAGCACGCCAGAGCTACATCTAAGGTTCAACGAGTTAACAACACACAGGAAGCTCCTTGTTATGGGACCGTGAACCCCAAGCCATGACGAGACTCAACATGAGACGAAGAAGGTACGGGCAAACTTCATATGCGAACGATCCAAGCCTTGGAAGCGACTATCAGGAAAGTTGGTTCAAGACAGTATACAAGTGGCTCGTTACAATTGACGGCGACTCGAAACTGAACGAGGAGAGAGGCTACAGGTCGCTGCCATACGTAACCAACTACGTGTTTTTTTTGGGCGGCAGATTGCATACTTTGCGACACAAGGATCACATATGGCTGCTTGTATTAGCGATTATCGTGGTACCGATGGTGCTGTTCTCCGTATTTGAAGCAAACAAGCTGTGGCACACAAAACTTGGCTACAAAGCGCTGGTTTTCCTGTTCTACTACTTCTGGGCTATGTCCTGCTCGTTCTTCATAAGGACAGCCACCAGCGACGCTGGAGTGCTGCCGAAAAACGTGCATCTAGCGCAGCTGAACAACCGTTTCCAGATACCGCAGGAGTACCACAACTGCGTCAGTCTGCCGACACCAAGTACTGCCCGCGATCCGCTCAGCAAGGTCGAGGTCAAGTACTGCACGGCGTGCCGGATATGGAGGCCCCCGCGGGCCTCCCACTGCTCCACCTGTGGAGTCTGCATAATGACCCACGACCACCACTGCTTTTGGGTCAACAACTGCATCGGACAAAGGAACTATCGCTACTTCATCGCGTTTCTCGTCAGCGCGGTCGCCACTGCGCTCTTCCTCATAGCCAACTGTTCTGTCCACATAGCCCGCAGCCAGCCGCGCCGACCATCCCGCGTACCCGTGACGATCCTCCTGCTCACCTACGCCTGCCTAGTCATATGGTATCCTGCCATCCTGCTCGGCTACCACATCTTCATGACCGGCACCCAGCAGACCACAAGAGAGTTCCTACGCCACGTACATTCCAAGAACCCCGTCTTCACCGTCATCAGGCCTGCAGAACACAATCCCTACGACACAGGTTCCTTTCTAAGAAACATGGCTCATCTCATGCTGCAGCCTCGCGGACCGTCCGCCTTCAGTGCCCGCGAAAGACACCGTCGTGGAGACTGGAGGTTCGTTACGGTTCCCGGAACGCACTCCTTTGAGAAACTACACTCGTCCCAGGCATAGACCGCCATCAACACAGTCCATCCTGCTACGCCGACTACGAATCCGATCAGTCTTCTACTATTGCAGTGATTTACGCTTCCCCAGATCGGCGGGCTTATATTCCGGCTAGGCGATAAATTTCACAGGCGATAAAAGAAAAAGCCTAAGGAGAGAAAAATTTCTAGAAGAAATGGCGTCATTGCCATCATATATTTAAACAGTGGTAAGTTTGAGACTCGTTAGTGT from Torulaspora globosa chromosome 3, complete sequence includes:
- the MAP1 gene encoding methionine aminopeptidase MAP1 (ancestral locus Anc_8.392), which encodes MLTVSETKVYCSGLQCGKETSSSLKCPICLKAGIESTFCNESCYRNNYKAHKTVHPSEKEEVYDPFPNFKYTGQLRASYPLTPKRYVPDEIAKPDWAANGLPISEQRNDRLNKIVVYNKDAIKKIRKACILAREVLDIAAAAVRPGVTTDELDEIVHNATIARKAYPSPLNYYNFPKSVCTSVNEVVCHGIPDKTVLKEGDIVNLDVSLYYQGYHADLNETYYVGENVSKAAINTVETARECLKTAIKQCKPGATFQELGDHIEKHASENKCSVVRTYCGHGVGQYFHCAPDIPHYAKNKTPGVMKPGMVFTIEPMINEGTWKDISWPDDWTAVTQDGKLSAQFEHTLLVTENGVEILTARNKKSPGGPRQRIK
- the SND1 gene encoding Snd1p (ancestral locus Anc_8.390): MSSLPPSGSNSGGLMRAVCIPKRTGDGGELNSQTYRPKVEVKARNSLYIISYTEVPPFTRCRSRSRVKLADGGVPSDPRAVALKCNDFEVFVYIDIPTIDYYKDELQDTKLSKFNKKFKLHLLREAIFDSFTNGNDLFWDQWMQNTKELGQKKTCTIAVSSSGSLRYVETIKFLIEACHEKLSEYVALSRVALKFELEVTPTSRRWFTTFLNKQILEGDMIEFVDLGSNSKISESTTTPFKEYYAKLSAKFAPHTRDSIDTGKLDSIVIITNSTGVKALLTILSDRPLTSYIVKESIDALHDTGLRKKDPPVDSSEEETPLKRESSSLLSFQNSLLTSNKDKSVRIRSLSLNQRSNRAHAFSNDEMPFYKTSSREISPSPGVGTLLSRSSSRYSPAPRSNLMAETTQEEGFELAPDGEGFSELDDDDEDDDEDEDEGDEDGLSFNVPSRLSRSGSSDVLSSGERSNTRTGRFRSLSLMDPAFKSPFDLAATEDQASSTDGSRVTNIYIHDGEFEETESSTKRTKKKLNKALLSRQNSSNGLIPPEFYSRISSPCTSASSSNSSLHDLNMAPGTFSKWLGPDSSASHSSNFQTDSSHPLFEKNLINKSFEETRNQSSANLFSTLMAGRSVKNPLALNFKSNKVIPPEVQIMDEEDRLMSGYHNGNSNFSAEDTSDDERRSVSTVVPDRPSFTNSSRAIESDGQSVNDRRPADTTYKPLSLSLKLYDDEDDGGGNHASSPLPIKDSEQDDERPKPKYKKAISLDLYGDSDLDNAGGWILGGNAR
- the CDD1 gene encoding cytidine deaminase (ancestral locus Anc_8.391); translation: MYLPLKEGVAGLDRDQFEKLKQLTLEARQLSYAPYSKFRVGCCLVAEGDLYYTGANVENASYGGAICAERTTIVKAVTSGCPESADGTKWVCLAIAGDSLETCISPCGICRQFIREFAADDFPVVMFNGDGSQFLVRTLRELLPLSFGPGDLAF
- the ERF2 gene encoding palmitoyltransferase ERF2 (ancestral locus Anc_8.389), translated to MTRLNMRRRRYGQTSYANDPSLGSDYQESWFKTVYKWLVTIDGDSKLNEERGYRSLPYVTNYVFFLGGRLHTLRHKDHIWLLVLAIIVVPMVLFSVFEANKLWHTKLGYKALVFLFYYFWAMSCSFFIRTATSDAGVLPKNVHLAQLNNRFQIPQEYHNCVSLPTPSTARDPLSKVEVKYCTACRIWRPPRASHCSTCGVCIMTHDHHCFWVNNCIGQRNYRYFIAFLVSAVATALFLIANCSVHIARSQPRRPSRVPVTILLLTYACLVIWYPAILLGYHIFMTGTQQTTREFLRHVHSKNPVFTVIRPAEHNPYDTGSFLRNMAHLMLQPRGPSAFSARERHRRGDWRFVTVPGTHSFEKLHSSQA